GGCGTCGGGACCTGAGCACTCCAACTCCCCGAGATAAACGGGTGAGTGTTGCTCATGCTGCCCCCTTATCGTCCAAAACCCACTCGTAGCCTCGCTCTTCGAGCTCGAGCGCCAATTCACGCCCACCAGACTTGACGATCTTGCCGTCCACCATGACGTGCACAAAGTCCGGCTCCACGTAGTTGAGAAGTCGCTGATAGTGCGTGATCAGGACAACTGCATTGCCCTCATTTTGCAGGGTGTTGATGCCTGCAGCGACAGTCCGAAGTGCGTCGATATCGAGCCCTGAGTCGGTCTCATCAAGGAGGGCGAGCTTCGGATTTAAGACCGCCATTTGAAGGATCTCGTTTCGCTTCTTCTCACCGCCCGAGAACCCGACATTGACACTACGGTCCAAGAATTTCGGGTCCATATCCACGGTCTTGAGACGCTCTCGGACATAGTCATCAAACTCGAGCGGGTCGAGCTCTTCTTTGCCCTGCTCTTTGCAGATCGCGTTGTACGACTCGCGCAAAAACGAAGAGTTTGAAACGCCCGGGACTTCAATCGGGTATTGGAACGCCAAGAACACGCCAGCACGAGCGCGCTCGTCGGCTTCCAACTCGA
This Microvenator marinus DNA region includes the following protein-coding sequences:
- the sufC gene encoding Fe-S cluster assembly ATPase SufC, translated to MTLLKIENLHAKVAETGPKILKGFSLTVNAGEVHAIMGPNGSGKSTLTKIVAGHPAYEVTDGTVEFEGNDLLELEADERARAGVFLAFQYPIEVPGVSNSSFLRESYNAICKEQGKEELDPLEFDDYVRERLKTVDMDPKFLDRSVNVGFSGGEKKRNEILQMAVLNPKLALLDETDSGLDIDALRTVAAGINTLQNEGNAVVLITHYQRLLNYVEPDFVHVMVDGKIVKSGGRELALELEERGYEWVLDDKGAA